The genomic segment GTTTAAAAATCATCAAATAGAAATTATTAAAGATATTAAAGACACTAAAATTTATGGAATACAAACAGAACTTGTGCAGGTACTAATAAATATCTTAAATAATTCAAGAGATGAACTTATAAAAATAAAAACGGAACAAAGAAAACTCATTTTAGTAAAAACTTTTGAAGAAAAAGAGCAGCTAATAATAGAAATTTTAGATAATGCAGGTGGAATAGATGAAGAAACACTTGAACATGTATTTGAACCATACTTTACTACAAAAGGACCTTCACAAGGAACTGGAATTGGACTTTATATGAGTCAAGAGATTATTGTAAAACATATGCATGGACAAATTCTAATGAAAAATAGTACTTTTAATTATGAAGGAAAAGACTATACAGGTGTGAAAACCACAATAAAATTAAGCATAAATAAATGATTTGTGAATAAGCGTAACTTTTGTTAAAGCAGAAGTTAGTTTCTTCACTTTTTTATTCTTTTTAATAAACACATATTCGATATAATTTACTTTAAATTTAATGAAAAGGTTTTGAGAATATGGGAAAAATCACAGAAAAAGACATAATAGATAGTATAGCAGATGCCTGTCAATATATCTCTTTTTACCATCCAGAAGATTTTGTAAAAGGAATGGTAGAAGCATACGAAAAAGAGGAGTCAGAAGCAGCAAAAAATGCAATAGGACAAATTTTAATAAACTCAAAAATGTGTGC from the Arcobacter sp. CECT 8983 genome contains:
- a CDS encoding fumarate hydratase, translated to MGKITEKDIIDSIADACQYISFYHPEDFVKGMVEAYEKEESEAAKNAIGQILINSKMCA